The following coding sequences lie in one Oncorhynchus kisutch isolate 150728-3 linkage group LG3, Okis_V2, whole genome shotgun sequence genomic window:
- the LOC109876965 gene encoding beta,beta-carotene 9',10'-oxygenase yields the protein MSSTKQLNNRSGGNASKKKCPLAMGLEDIAPLVRTVEEIPEPITTVIKGNIPSWINGSFLRNGPGKFEFGKDNFNHWFDGMALMHRFYIHDGEVTYSSRFLRSDSYMRNSEKDRIVVCEFGTMAMPDPCKNFFSRFLSRFKIPKATDNASVNFVKYKGDYYVSTETNYMRRVDPQSLETKEKVDWSEYIAVNSATAHPHYDREGASYNMGNSYGKGGFFYNIIRVPPPEKVAGEDKADFSGAQVLCSIPASDSRKPSYYHSFAMSENYVVFIEQPIKLDLLKFMLFRIQGKSFDKVMTWEPQYDTIFHVVHRHTGEQSKVKYSAPPMFTLHQINAYEDKGFLVMDMCCGDDGDVIGDFTLENLRRGPGEEMDKFYNSMCRNLPRRYVLPLTVTDDTPSDQNLVTLPFCQATAVKTGCGKVLCTHEELYDEELFQYGGLEFPQINYAHYNARPYRYYYACGFGHLFSDSLLKMDLETKKLKAWRHPGLFPSEPVFVPAPNATEEDDGVVMSIIITPRTEKSTFLLVLDAKTFTELGRAEVPVNIPFGTHGVFNEMQ from the exons ATGAGCAGCACCAAACAACTCAACAACAGGAGCGGAGGCAATG CATCCAAGAAGAAGTGCCCCTTGGCCATGGGGCTGGAGGACATTGCCCCCCTGGTGCGCACTGTTGAGGAGATCCCTGAGCCCATCACCACGGTGATCAAGGGGAACATCCCATCCTGGATCAATGGAAGCTTCCTGCGGAATGGGCCCGGAAAGTTTGAGTTCGGAAAAGACAA CTTCAACCACTGGTTTGACGGAATGGCCTTGATGCACCGCTTCTACATCCATGACGGTGAGGTGACCTACAGCAGCCGCTTCCTGCGCAGCGACTCCTACATGCGTAATTCTGAGAAAGACCGCATTGTGGTGTGTGAGTTTGGAACCATGGCCATGCCTGACCCCTGCAAGAACTTCTTTTCCCGATTCTTATCCCGCTTCAAGATTCCCA AGGCCACAGACAATGCCAGTGTGAACTTTGTGAAGTACAAGGGTGACTATTACGTAAGTACGGAGACCAACTACATGCGGCGGGTGGATCCACAGAGCCTGGAGACCAAGGAGAAG GTGGACTGGTCTGAATACATTGCAGTAAACTCCGCCACAGCCCATCCTCATTATGACCGTGAAGGGGCCTCGTACAACATGGGCAACTCCTATGGCAAGGGCG GTTTTTTCTACAACATCATCCGTGTGCCCCCGCCTGAGAAGGTAGCGGGGGAAGACAAGGCTGATTTCAGTGGAGCTCAGGTCCTCTGTTCCATCCCAGCCTCTGACTCCAGGAAACCATCCTACTACCACAGCTTCG CCATGTCAGAGAACTATGTGGTGTTCATAGAGCAGCCCATCAAGCTGGACCTGCTCAAGTTTATGCTGTTCAGGATCCAGGGCAAGAGCTTCGACAAGGTCATGACCTGGGAGCCACAGTATGATACCATCTTCCACGTggtgcacagacacacaggcgAG CAAAGCAAGGTAAAGTACAGCGCCCCACCCATGTTCACCCTTCACCAGATCAACGCCTATGAGGACAAAGGGTTCCTTGTAATGGACATGTGCTGCGGGGACGATGGGGACGTCATTGGAGACTTCACACTAGAGAACCTTCGAAGGGGTccaggggaggagatggacaaG TTTTATAACTCCATGTGCAGAAACCTTCCACGGAGATACGTCCTACCCCTGACCGTAACTGATGACACACCCAGTGACCAAAACCTTGTCACTCTGCCTTTCTGTCAAGCAACTGCGGTCAAGACTGGGTgtggaaag GTGCTTTGTACACATGAGGAACTCTATGATGAAGAGCTGTTCCAGTACGGTGGCCTGGAGTTCCCACAGATCAACTATGCCCATTACAACGCGCGTCCTTACCGCTACTACTACGCATGCGGCTTCGGACACCTGTTCAGCGACTCCCTGCTGAAGATGGATCTGGAGACCAAGAAACTTAAG GCATGGCGTCACCCTGGTCTCTTCCCATCTGAGCCTGTGTTTGTTCCTGCGCCCAACGCAACAGAGGAGGACGATGGTGTGGTCATGTCCATCATCATCACACCCAGAact GAGAAAAGCACGTTCCTGCTGGTTCTGGATGCCAAGACTTTCACGGAGCTGGGCCGGGCAGAGGTTCCAGTCAACATTCCATTTGGAACTCATGGAGTGTTCAATGAGATGCAATGA